The following coding sequences lie in one Treponema sp. OMZ 790 genomic window:
- a CDS encoding FdtA/QdtA family cupin domain-containing protein, giving the protein MPYSIEDCKILNLTKGTVPNLTRLDNRTLLPFDVKRIYYLYGIPENQDRGAHAHKELFQLLLAASGSFKVELGDGSNKKELFLNKPSQGLLIVPGIWRNLMEFSFGSVALVLASEYYTEDDYIRSYDDFLKYRQENV; this is encoded by the coding sequence ATGCCGTATTCCATTGAAGATTGCAAAATTTTAAACTTAACTAAAGGAACTGTACCTAATCTTACTCGTCTTGATAATAGAACTCTCTTACCATTTGATGTTAAACGTATATACTATCTTTATGGAATTCCTGAAAATCAGGATAGGGGAGCTCATGCTCATAAAGAATTATTTCAACTTCTTCTTGCTGCTTCGGGATCTTTTAAGGTTGAACTTGGTGACGGCTCAAATAAAAAAGAATTATTTTTAAATAAGCCGTCGCAAGGCTTGCTTATTGTTCCGGGTATTTGGAGAAATCTTATGGAATTTTCATTCGGTTCTGTTGCCCTTGTTCTTGCTTCGGAATATTATACCGAAGATGATTACATTCGAAGTTATGATGATTTTTTAAAATATAGGCAGGAAAATGTTTAG
- a CDS encoding GNAT family N-acetyltransferase: MFRIEKYNDNYENLWDDFVLNKSLNGTFLQSRKFLNYHPKDRFEDCSLLIFNQKNNLAAVIPACKDPKDSSCFFSHKGSTYGGIIIDKKHYCGAALLEIIETFEQYLKENNFTSVYLKITPDILSIESPALLEYLLYYKKYQQYSELNTYIDLEKYDEDVLSNFSQGKRTNINNCLKKDLKYKKIESDNEIRILHNLITLNLQKYGVAPVHSLNEFITLKEKYIIDNISFFKCMLNNDIIAGSVVFYFPKKRTMHTQYLCSKEEFAKLSPMSFMYYSMILEAKKINYKKISWGISTENFGHYLNQGLLKNKESYGSTYSLNKTFYKKL; this comes from the coding sequence ATGTTTAGAATTGAAAAGTATAACGATAATTATGAAAACCTTTGGGATGATTTTGTATTAAATAAATCTTTAAACGGCACTTTTTTACAAAGCCGAAAATTTTTAAATTATCATCCTAAAGACAGATTTGAAGATTGCTCTCTTTTAATTTTTAATCAAAAGAATAACTTGGCTGCCGTAATTCCTGCCTGTAAAGATCCTAAAGATTCATCTTGCTTTTTTTCACATAAAGGTTCAACGTATGGCGGCATAATTATAGACAAAAAACACTATTGCGGCGCTGCTTTATTGGAAATAATCGAAACTTTCGAACAGTATTTAAAGGAAAATAATTTTACTTCGGTTTATTTAAAAATAACACCGGATATTTTATCTATTGAAAGTCCCGCACTTTTGGAATATCTTTTATATTATAAAAAATATCAGCAATATTCTGAACTAAATACATATATTGATTTAGAAAAGTATGATGAAGATGTACTTTCTAATTTTTCTCAAGGGAAAAGAACAAATATAAATAATTGTTTGAAAAAAGATCTAAAATATAAAAAAATAGAATCAGATAATGAGATAAGAATATTACATAATCTTATAACTTTAAATTTACAAAAGTATGGAGTTGCTCCGGTTCATTCGTTAAATGAGTTTATTACATTAAAAGAAAAATACATTATTGATAATATTTCTTTTTTCAAATGTATGTTAAATAATGATATAATTGCAGGGTCTGTAGTTTTTTATTTTCCAAAAAAAAGAACTATGCATACTCAGTACTTATGTTCGAAAGAAGAGTTTGCAAAATTAAGCCCTATGAGTTTTATGTATTATTCTATGATACTTGAAGCAAAAAAGATAAATTATAAGAAAATTTCATGGGGAATTTCAACTGAAAATTTTGGTCATTATCTTAATCAAGGTTTATTAAAAAATAAAGAATCTTATGGCAG